In Gemmatimonadales bacterium, the following are encoded in one genomic region:
- a CDS encoding class I SAM-dependent methyltransferase: MTEWFEEWFGEKYLELYPHRDEAEADRAVELIVGTIPFQPGWRVLDVACGAGRHARAFRSAGARCFGLDLSATLLRIAQRLTDAPLIRADMRQLPVRPRSMDLTVNLFTSFGYFEHDAEHAAALREMVSTLRPGGWFVLDFLNAAAVRRQLVAKETVQVGDVEFRVGRSVSADGRYVCKSIESGSQRFAERVRLFAPEEIAAMMRDAGITLRHRFGDYQAAPLTDTSPRTILFGQTA; encoded by the coding sequence GTGACCGAATGGTTCGAGGAGTGGTTCGGGGAGAAATACCTCGAGCTCTACCCCCATCGCGACGAGGCAGAGGCGGACCGCGCGGTGGAGCTGATCGTCGGCACGATTCCGTTCCAGCCCGGCTGGCGGGTGCTCGACGTGGCCTGCGGCGCCGGACGCCATGCCCGGGCCTTCCGCTCGGCGGGTGCGCGCTGCTTCGGCCTCGATCTCTCGGCGACGCTCCTCCGTATCGCGCAGCGCCTGACCGACGCGCCTCTCATCCGGGCCGACATGCGGCAGCTGCCGGTCCGGCCCCGCTCGATGGACCTCACCGTCAACCTCTTCACCAGCTTCGGATATTTCGAACATGACGCGGAGCATGCCGCGGCGCTCCGGGAAATGGTCTCCACCCTCCGGCCAGGCGGCTGGTTCGTGCTCGACTTTCTGAACGCCGCGGCGGTTCGCCGGCAACTGGTGGCCAAGGAGACGGTGCAGGTCGGAGACGTGGAGTTCCGGGTGGGGCGGTCGGTATCAGCGGATGGGCGCTACGTCTGCAAGTCCATCGAAAGCGGCAGCCAGCGATTCGCCGAGCGGGTGCGGCTGTTCGCCCCGGAGGAGATCGCGGCGATGATGCGGGACGCGGGCATCACGCTCCGGCATCGCTTCGGCGACTATCAGGCCGCCCCGCTCACCGACACCTCGCCGCGCACGATCCTATTCGGACAGACCGCATGA
- the rlmH gene encoding 23S rRNA (pseudouridine(1915)-N(3))-methyltransferase RlmH, with protein sequence MEIALLAVGKLRPSLREACDDYLRRLSRYVRVREVEIREAARAPTLTAQRRQEAERLRERLPAGAGLVALAREGTALTSEALAGQMERWQLAGRPLALLLGGSRGLDPELIAEAQMRWSLGPLTLPHELARLVVLEQVYRAFTILRGEPYHKGAR encoded by the coding sequence GTGGAGATCGCCCTCCTCGCGGTCGGGAAGCTGCGCCCCAGCCTCCGCGAGGCGTGCGACGACTATCTTCGCCGACTGTCGCGCTACGTCCGGGTGCGGGAAGTCGAAATACGGGAGGCCGCCCGGGCACCCACTCTAACCGCCCAGCGGCGGCAGGAAGCGGAGCGGCTGCGGGAGCGGCTGCCCGCCGGCGCCGGTCTCGTCGCGCTGGCTCGCGAGGGCACGGCGCTCACCAGCGAGGCGTTGGCCGGACAGATGGAGCGCTGGCAGCTCGCCGGGCGGCCGCTCGCGCTGCTGCTGGGCGGGTCTCGCGGACTCGACCCCGAGCTGATCGCCGAGGCGCAGATGCGCTGGAGCCTCGGCCCGCTCACGCTGCCGCACGAGCTGGCCCGGCTGGTGGTCCTGGAGCAGGTCTACCGGGCGTTCACGATCCTCCGGGGCGAACCCTATCACAAGGGTGCCAGATGA
- a CDS encoding Glu/Leu/Phe/Val dehydrogenase, translating into MTTTGRPSQFLIRPEKDTFLNEENPFEAMMSRFDYAAQRLSLDPGHYKVLRSPEKQIIVSIPFLRDNGEVEVYTGYRVLYNTSRGPAKGGIRFDMNVTLDEVKALAAWMTWKCAVVNIPFGGSKGGVICDPATLSNAELERITRRYTSAIIDILGPDSDVPAPDVNTNERMMAWIMDTYSMHKRHTVTAVVTGKPIEMGGSLGRREATGRGCMIVTREALKRLRMPIQGTRVVVQGFGNVGSISAQLMEELGLTIVAVSDKSGAVYNPKGLRIRELQQHVKQHRFLSDYKEAEHLNNTEMLTLDCEVLVPAALENVITSQNAGAIKARIICEGANGPTTAGADKILEDNGVFVIPDILANAGGVTVSYFEWVQDRGGYFWDEETVNQRLERIMVGSFEEVAEMAGRHGINLRIGAYMLAIQRVATVHRLRGMYA; encoded by the coding sequence ATGACTACCACCGGTCGACCCAGTCAGTTCCTCATCCGACCCGAGAAGGACACCTTCCTCAACGAGGAGAATCCGTTCGAAGCGATGATGTCGCGCTTCGACTACGCGGCCCAGCGGCTGAGTCTCGATCCCGGGCACTACAAGGTGCTCCGGAGTCCGGAGAAGCAGATCATCGTGTCGATCCCCTTCCTGCGCGACAACGGCGAGGTGGAGGTCTACACCGGCTACCGGGTCCTCTACAATACCTCGCGGGGTCCGGCCAAGGGCGGCATCCGCTTCGATATGAACGTGACGTTGGACGAAGTGAAGGCCCTGGCGGCGTGGATGACCTGGAAATGCGCGGTGGTGAACATCCCGTTTGGTGGCTCCAAAGGGGGCGTGATCTGCGACCCGGCCACCCTCTCCAATGCCGAGCTCGAACGGATCACCCGCCGCTACACTTCCGCCATCATCGACATCCTGGGCCCCGACTCGGACGTACCCGCACCGGACGTCAACACCAACGAGCGGATGATGGCCTGGATCATGGACACCTACTCCATGCACAAGCGGCATACGGTCACCGCCGTCGTGACCGGAAAGCCGATCGAGATGGGTGGGTCGCTCGGCCGCCGCGAGGCGACGGGGCGGGGCTGCATGATCGTGACCCGCGAGGCCCTCAAGCGCCTGCGCATGCCGATCCAGGGAACCCGCGTGGTGGTCCAGGGGTTCGGGAACGTAGGCTCGATCAGCGCCCAGCTGATGGAGGAGCTGGGGCTCACCATCGTGGCTGTCAGCGACAAGTCGGGCGCCGTGTACAATCCCAAGGGCCTGCGCATCCGGGAGCTGCAGCAGCACGTGAAGCAGCACCGCTTCCTGAGCGACTACAAGGAGGCGGAGCACCTCAACAACACCGAGATGCTGACGCTGGACTGTGAGGTGCTGGTCCCGGCGGCGCTGGAGAATGTGATCACCAGTCAGAACGCCGGCGCCATCAAGGCGCGGATCATCTGCGAAGGCGCCAACGGCCCGACCACGGCCGGTGCGGACAAGATCCTGGAAGACAATGGCGTGTTCGTGATCCCCGACATTCTCGCGAACGCCGGCGGTGTCACGGTCAGCTACTTCGAGTGGGTGCAGGACCGCGGAGGCTACTTCTGGGACGAGGAGACCGTCAACCAGCGGCTCGAGCGGATCATGGTCGGCTCCTTCGAGGAGGTCGCCGAGATGGCGGGACGGCACGGCATCAACCTTCGGATCGGGGCCTACATGCTGGCGATCCAGCGGGTCGCCACGGTCCACCGGCTCCGGGGTATGTACGCCTAG
- a CDS encoding tetraacyldisaccharide 4'-kinase — translation MRWLWTSRRPDARLARLALLPVSGLWHAGMVARGLAYRQGWLPVRDLPLPAVAVGNLTVGGSGKTPIASWIAAHYVARGLTPGILLRGYGGDETLVHQDSVPRAVVVADPDRLAGAERALANGAQVLVLDDAYQRLDVRRDLNIVVMSAETTRAVRWPLPAGPWRESWDALARADAVVITRKRATIEAALTLAEQLRGRVAGPLAVAHLSLRALEGLVSRARVPATSLAGKRVVAASGIADPDAFVAQTKATGAAVQVATWKDHHDYRDEDVAWLAHAARRADHVVITQKDAVKLRDRWPHAVPEPLVAMLDLVWEEGGDRITAALDAVVTPVESL, via the coding sequence ATGCGCTGGCTCTGGACCAGCCGCCGCCCCGACGCGCGTCTCGCCCGGCTGGCGCTGCTACCGGTGTCGGGTCTCTGGCATGCCGGCATGGTGGCACGCGGCCTCGCCTACCGGCAAGGCTGGCTGCCGGTCCGCGACCTGCCGCTGCCGGCGGTCGCCGTCGGGAATCTCACCGTGGGCGGCTCGGGCAAGACGCCGATCGCGAGCTGGATCGCGGCCCACTACGTGGCGCGCGGGCTCACGCCGGGCATCCTGCTTCGGGGCTATGGTGGAGACGAGACCCTGGTCCATCAGGACTCGGTGCCGCGGGCCGTGGTGGTGGCCGATCCCGACCGGCTGGCGGGGGCCGAGCGCGCCCTCGCCAACGGGGCTCAGGTCCTGGTCCTGGACGATGCCTACCAGCGGCTCGACGTGCGCCGTGACCTCAACATCGTGGTGATGAGCGCCGAGACCACCCGCGCGGTGCGCTGGCCGCTGCCAGCGGGCCCCTGGCGCGAAAGCTGGGATGCGCTGGCGCGCGCGGACGCGGTCGTGATCACTCGCAAGCGGGCCACGATCGAGGCGGCCCTCACGCTGGCAGAGCAGCTCCGCGGCCGGGTCGCCGGGCCCCTGGCCGTCGCTCACCTGAGCCTCCGCGCGCTGGAGGGATTGGTCAGTCGCGCCCGGGTGCCCGCGACGTCGCTGGCCGGCAAGCGGGTGGTGGCCGCGTCGGGCATCGCCGACCCGGACGCGTTCGTGGCTCAGACGAAGGCGACCGGTGCCGCGGTCCAGGTCGCCACCTGGAAAGACCACCACGACTACCGCGACGAGGACGTGGCGTGGCTGGCGCATGCGGCCCGCCGGGCCGACCACGTGGTGATCACCCAGAAGGATGCGGTGAAGCTGCGCGACCGCTGGCCGCATGCCGTACCGGAGCCGCTGGTGGCGATGCTGGATCTGGTATGGGAAGAGGGCGGCGATCGCATCACCGCCGCGCTGGACGCCGTCGTCACACCGGTCGAAAGCCTCTAA
- the lpxB gene encoding lipid-A-disaccharide synthase, with the protein MIARAAPRIFISAGEPSGDLHGAGVVRALRQRYPDAVIDALGGPRMAEAGAAIRYPMEGLAAFGLVEIVTKLAAHVRLFRALRRDFRTGRYDLVILIDYPGFHVRVAEAARRAGTKVLYYIAPQLWAWHPGRARRFAAAVDRLAVVLPFEQPFFGGLGLRSEYVGHPLVDRGPWPDRAPARARLGIAPESRVLGIFPGSRSQEIRRLWQPFRDAALRLLGERRCDRVLVAGTATGEYADPGPIEIVRGDPISLFAASNAALAKSGTTTLEAALADVPMVVAYKVHPFTWHMFQRLRTVRWVSLVNLVAEREVVPELLQDQAEAGPLADALGPLLDPADPRTVSQHEGLALVRARLGAAGAAARVVELADELLAACG; encoded by the coding sequence ATGATCGCGCGGGCCGCCCCCCGCATCTTCATCTCGGCCGGCGAGCCCTCGGGGGACCTGCACGGCGCCGGGGTGGTCCGCGCACTCCGGCAGCGCTATCCGGACGCCGTGATTGACGCGCTCGGCGGCCCGCGCATGGCCGAGGCCGGCGCAGCCATCCGGTATCCGATGGAGGGGCTGGCCGCGTTCGGTCTGGTGGAAATCGTCACCAAGCTCGCGGCTCACGTGCGACTGTTCCGGGCGCTGCGGCGGGACTTCAGGACCGGGCGCTACGATCTGGTGATCCTGATCGATTACCCCGGCTTTCATGTTCGGGTTGCCGAGGCCGCACGGCGGGCGGGGACCAAGGTCCTCTACTACATTGCGCCCCAACTCTGGGCCTGGCATCCAGGACGCGCCCGCCGCTTCGCGGCAGCGGTGGACCGGCTGGCCGTGGTGCTTCCCTTCGAGCAGCCATTCTTCGGCGGCCTGGGCCTCCGGAGCGAATATGTGGGACATCCGCTGGTTGACCGCGGACCGTGGCCCGACAGGGCACCCGCCCGCGCCCGCCTCGGGATCGCGCCCGAGAGCCGGGTGCTGGGAATTTTTCCCGGCAGCCGCAGCCAGGAGATCCGCCGCCTGTGGCAGCCATTCCGCGATGCGGCGCTCCGGCTGCTTGGTGAACGCCGGTGCGATCGAGTGCTGGTGGCGGGCACCGCGACCGGTGAGTATGCCGATCCCGGGCCGATCGAGATCGTGCGGGGCGATCCGATCTCTCTCTTCGCCGCGTCCAATGCCGCCCTCGCCAAGTCGGGCACCACCACGCTCGAGGCCGCGCTGGCGGATGTTCCCATGGTGGTCGCGTACAAGGTGCACCCGTTCACCTGGCACATGTTCCAACGACTCCGCACCGTCCGCTGGGTCAGCCTGGTGAACCTGGTGGCCGAGCGTGAGGTGGTGCCCGAGCTGCTGCAGGATCAGGCGGAAGCCGGACCGCTGGCCGACGCGCTCGGGCCGCTGCTCGACCCGGCCGACCCGCGGACGGTGTCGCAGCACGAGGGGCTCGCCCTGGTGCGAGCCCGGTTGGGTGCCGCGGGCGCCGCCGCCCGGGTCGTCGAGCTCGCCGATGAGCTCCTCGCCGCGTGCGGCTGA
- a CDS encoding Gfo/Idh/MocA family oxidoreductase, whose amino-acid sequence MSTPLPVGVIGVGALGRHHARHLAALPEARLVGVCDIDTERGARVAAECGTQCFADLEEMLGRVEAVTVAVPTPAHAAVGLRALERGVPVLMEKPFAGSLEEADALIAAARRSAVQLQVGHIERYNRALRAAEPYLDGPRYIESQRLASFQPRGTDVAVVLDLMIHDLDLVLHLTGGAEATEVRASGLPVLSSHLDIANARVEFANGTVALATASRVSRERIRRLRLFQPNGYLSLDLASGGGEFMRVRSGWRPGTGKQLSDVVERIALEAPEADALALELQSFVHAVQGQREVVVRGEEGRAALALAFRVTDAVRASPLAATSLG is encoded by the coding sequence GGAGTAGGGGCCCTGGGACGGCACCACGCCCGCCACCTGGCGGCGCTGCCCGAGGCGCGCCTGGTCGGCGTCTGCGATATCGACACCGAGCGCGGCGCCAGGGTGGCAGCGGAGTGCGGAACCCAGTGCTTCGCCGACCTGGAAGAGATGCTCGGCCGGGTTGAGGCGGTCACCGTTGCCGTGCCCACGCCCGCCCACGCGGCCGTGGGCCTCCGGGCGCTCGAGCGCGGCGTACCGGTGCTCATGGAGAAGCCGTTCGCCGGTTCGCTCGAGGAGGCGGATGCCCTGATCGCCGCCGCGCGACGGAGCGCGGTCCAGCTCCAGGTGGGGCACATCGAGCGCTACAACCGGGCCCTCCGCGCCGCCGAGCCGTATCTCGACGGGCCGCGCTATATCGAGAGCCAGCGGCTGGCCTCGTTCCAGCCTCGCGGAACCGATGTCGCCGTGGTGCTGGACCTCATGATCCATGACCTCGATCTGGTCCTGCATCTCACCGGGGGCGCGGAGGCCACTGAGGTCCGGGCCTCCGGCCTTCCGGTGCTCTCCTCTCATCTCGACATCGCGAATGCCAGGGTCGAGTTCGCCAACGGGACGGTGGCGCTGGCGACCGCGTCGCGGGTCTCGCGGGAGCGCATCCGGCGACTTCGGCTGTTCCAGCCCAATGGCTATCTCTCGCTCGATCTTGCCAGCGGGGGCGGGGAATTCATGCGGGTGCGGAGCGGCTGGCGGCCGGGCACCGGCAAGCAGCTCAGCGACGTGGTCGAGCGCATCGCGCTGGAAGCGCCGGAAGCGGACGCGCTCGCGCTGGAGCTGCAGAGCTTCGTGCACGCGGTGCAGGGCCAGCGGGAGGTGGTGGTGCGAGGTGAGGAAGGCCGGGCGGCGCTGGCGCTGGCATTCCGAGTCACCGACGCGGTCCGCGCCTCCCCGCTGGCCGCCACGTCGCTCGGATGA
- the bshC gene encoding bacillithiol biosynthesis cysteine-adding enzyme BshC — MSLRFVPTPIVDGPLERPQPRSNGFDPALAPAFVPSAALAAGLARLQLPGAVAITTGQQPGLFTGPLYTIHKALSAAALARLLEREWSRPVVPVFWLAGDDHDFAEASQASWIGGDGSVVTAGLPPRPPEAPLTPMYREPLGPGIVPALERLAADLPASEFRQSTLDWLERHYRPQATVAGSYGGAMAELLAPLDVLCLDSTHLAVKRAMAPHLVRALATAGDLERDLDRHIEALGTTARTSGVTVGDGASLVMLEAGLGRDRLVADGPAFVTRRSRERFDLAALQRIAAERPDRLSPNVLLRPVLESVLLPTVAYLGGPGELRYLVLTPPIYHRLGIERQQPLPRWSGVVVEPRVDRVVEKFGITLAELLEPSGALEARLVRSQLPSEAVEALGSIRAALESGYDRLAHAAATIDPTLTRPIQGVRQQAVAGTQDVEKKLVQHLKRRQETELGQLAKARAAVLPNQKPQERVLTVAPFLARYGPGLLQELAAAIEGWYALALEGPRQPS, encoded by the coding sequence ATGAGCCTGCGCTTCGTCCCGACGCCGATCGTCGACGGGCCGTTGGAGCGTCCGCAACCCCGATCCAACGGGTTCGATCCCGCGTTGGCCCCGGCGTTCGTCCCGTCCGCAGCGCTCGCGGCGGGACTCGCCCGCCTGCAGCTCCCGGGGGCGGTCGCTATCACCACCGGACAGCAGCCCGGGCTCTTTACCGGTCCACTCTACACCATTCACAAAGCGCTCTCCGCGGCGGCGCTGGCGCGGCTACTGGAGCGGGAGTGGTCACGGCCGGTGGTGCCGGTGTTCTGGCTGGCGGGTGACGACCACGACTTCGCCGAGGCCAGCCAGGCCTCCTGGATCGGCGGAGATGGAAGCGTGGTGACGGCGGGCCTGCCGCCCCGTCCGCCGGAGGCCCCGCTCACCCCGATGTACCGCGAGCCGCTCGGACCAGGTATCGTCCCCGCGCTGGAGCGGCTCGCGGCCGATCTTCCAGCCTCCGAGTTTCGCCAGTCCACTCTGGACTGGCTGGAACGGCACTATCGCCCGCAGGCGACCGTCGCCGGCAGCTACGGAGGTGCCATGGCGGAGCTGCTGGCTCCGCTCGACGTACTCTGTCTCGACAGCACCCACCTCGCCGTCAAGCGCGCGATGGCTCCGCACCTGGTGCGCGCCCTCGCCACTGCGGGGGATCTCGAGCGCGACCTCGACCGCCATATCGAGGCGCTGGGCACCACGGCACGCACGTCGGGAGTTACAGTGGGTGACGGAGCGTCGCTGGTCATGCTCGAAGCCGGCCTCGGACGAGACCGCCTGGTGGCGGACGGACCCGCGTTCGTCACCCGCCGCAGCCGGGAGCGGTTCGACCTGGCGGCCCTCCAGCGCATCGCCGCCGAGCGGCCCGACCGGCTCTCACCCAACGTGCTGCTTCGGCCGGTGCTGGAGAGCGTGCTCCTCCCCACAGTGGCCTACCTGGGCGGGCCCGGCGAGCTCCGCTACTTGGTGCTGACGCCGCCGATCTACCATCGGCTCGGCATCGAGCGGCAGCAGCCGCTGCCGCGCTGGTCCGGCGTGGTGGTGGAGCCGCGGGTCGATCGAGTCGTGGAAAAGTTCGGCATTACGCTGGCCGAGCTGCTGGAGCCCTCCGGAGCCCTGGAGGCGCGGCTGGTCCGATCGCAATTGCCGAGTGAGGCGGTCGAGGCGCTCGGGTCGATCCGAGCAGCGCTCGAGTCGGGCTACGATCGGCTGGCCCATGCCGCCGCGACCATCGATCCGACCCTCACGCGACCGATTCAGGGTGTGCGGCAGCAGGCGGTAGCCGGCACCCAGGACGTCGAGAAGAAACTGGTGCAGCACCTCAAGCGCCGGCAGGAGACCGAGCTCGGCCAGCTGGCCAAGGCCCGGGCCGCCGTGCTTCCCAACCAGAAGCCCCAGGAGCGCGTGCTGACGGTGGCGCCGTTTCTGGCCCGCTACGGACCCGGGCTGCTGCAGGAGCTGGCCGCCGCGATCGAGGGATGGTACGCACTCGCCCTTGAAGGGCCGCGGCAACCTTCGTAG
- the murJ gene encoding murein biosynthesis integral membrane protein MurJ: MAAGILLSRIVGLIRNRVFAHYFGTSDAADAFNAAFRIPNFLQNLFGEGVLSASFIPVYAGLRAAGEEREARRVAAAVAALLGLVTSGLVLAGILFTPWMIAIIAPGFEGVKREVTIRLVRILFPGAGLLVLSAWCLGVLNSHRRFFLSYTAPVLWNLVIIGSLVGFGRGVPQYGLAEIAAWGSVAGSLLQFGIQLPTVMRLLHGTLPRLVRGSPAVAEVLRNFGPVFVGRGVVQISAYVDTVLASLLPTGAVAGLSYAQVLYTLPVSLFGMSVSAAELPAMSSATGDEATRGAYLRGRLGAGLRQIAFFVVPSAVAFLALGDVIAGALYQSGEFTRQMTIYVWGILAGSAVGLLASTMGRLYASTYYALHDTRTPLRFAVLRVALTVGLGYLFALPLPRALGVDPRWGAAGLTASAGIAGWIEFLLLRRSLNRRIGETGVPVALLARLWGSAGLAALAGWGMRRLLPLAHPVGEAVLVLGVYGAVYFLMTDRLGVEEARFVIRRAWRSSDSP, translated from the coding sequence GTGGCCGCCGGCATTCTGCTCAGCCGCATCGTCGGCCTCATCCGCAACCGGGTCTTCGCTCACTACTTCGGCACCTCCGATGCGGCGGACGCCTTCAACGCCGCGTTCAGGATCCCGAACTTCCTGCAGAATCTGTTCGGCGAGGGGGTGCTTTCGGCGTCCTTCATTCCGGTGTACGCCGGGCTCCGCGCGGCGGGGGAGGAGCGGGAAGCGCGCCGGGTGGCGGCGGCGGTCGCGGCGCTGCTGGGACTGGTCACTTCGGGACTGGTGCTGGCGGGGATCCTGTTCACCCCCTGGATGATCGCGATCATCGCGCCGGGCTTCGAGGGCGTGAAGCGGGAGGTTACCATCCGGCTGGTCCGGATCCTCTTTCCCGGCGCCGGTCTCCTGGTGCTGTCGGCCTGGTGCCTCGGGGTCCTCAACAGCCACCGGCGATTCTTTCTCTCCTATACGGCGCCGGTCCTGTGGAATCTGGTGATCATCGGATCTCTCGTCGGGTTCGGACGAGGAGTCCCGCAGTACGGGCTGGCCGAGATCGCGGCCTGGGGGTCCGTCGCCGGCAGCCTCCTACAGTTCGGGATCCAGCTTCCGACCGTCATGCGGCTGCTGCACGGAACGCTGCCGCGGCTGGTCCGCGGCTCTCCAGCCGTGGCCGAAGTGCTCCGCAATTTCGGGCCCGTGTTCGTGGGGCGGGGTGTCGTCCAGATCAGCGCCTACGTCGATACGGTACTCGCGAGCCTGCTCCCGACCGGTGCGGTGGCCGGGCTCTCCTATGCCCAGGTGCTCTATACGCTGCCAGTCAGCCTGTTCGGCATGTCGGTTTCGGCGGCAGAGCTGCCGGCGATGTCGAGCGCAACCGGTGACGAGGCGACCCGAGGGGCATACCTGCGCGGCCGTCTCGGCGCCGGGCTCCGGCAGATCGCTTTTTTCGTGGTGCCCTCCGCGGTGGCGTTTCTCGCCCTGGGCGACGTGATCGCGGGCGCGCTCTACCAGTCCGGCGAGTTCACTCGCCAGATGACGATCTACGTCTGGGGCATTCTCGCGGGATCGGCCGTGGGCCTGCTGGCGTCGACGATGGGGCGGCTGTACGCATCCACCTACTACGCGCTGCACGATACCCGGACCCCGCTCAGGTTCGCGGTGCTTCGGGTGGCCTTGACCGTGGGGCTGGGGTACCTGTTCGCGCTTCCGCTGCCACGCGCCCTGGGCGTCGACCCGCGATGGGGCGCGGCGGGGCTGACGGCCTCGGCCGGCATCGCCGGCTGGATCGAGTTCCTTCTGCTGCGGCGGAGCTTGAACCGGCGCATTGGGGAGACCGGCGTGCCGGTGGCGCTGCTCGCACGGCTCTGGGGAAGCGCGGGTCTCGCCGCGCTGGCCGGGTGGGGAATGCGCCGGCTGCTTCCGCTGGCGCATCCCGTGGGCGAGGCGGTGCTGGTGCTCGGGGTGTACGGAGCGGTGTATTTTTTGATGACCGACAGATTGGGGGTGGAGGAAGCCAGATTCGTCATCCGCCGGGCCTGGCGATCCAGCGATAGTCCATGA
- a CDS encoding lysophospholipid acyltransferase family protein: MRLKVPPGAARVLAGPAVRLLAHSWRIRTEHEERWRALHEAKRPVVFLLWHEALLPLLWQHRRQAIAIVVSEARDGQYLADLARSLGYRAVRGSSTRGAARALLGAVRELQAGHAVAFTPDGPRGPRRELKPGVVAAAQRGGAVIVPLHAEVDRAWRLHSWDRFIIPQPAARVRVVYGRPFEVAPGEAGFSQGMTEARRRLDEIAGAAR; this comes from the coding sequence GTGCGGCTGAAGGTCCCACCGGGAGCCGCCCGGGTTCTGGCCGGGCCGGCGGTGCGGCTGCTGGCCCACTCCTGGCGGATTCGAACGGAGCACGAGGAGCGCTGGCGGGCGCTCCACGAGGCGAAGCGGCCCGTGGTATTTCTGCTGTGGCACGAGGCCCTGCTTCCGCTCCTCTGGCAGCACCGACGGCAGGCCATCGCCATCGTGGTGAGCGAGGCGCGCGACGGCCAGTATCTGGCCGACCTGGCGCGCTCCCTGGGCTACCGAGCGGTGCGGGGCTCCAGCACACGGGGCGCGGCGCGAGCCCTGCTGGGCGCGGTACGGGAGCTCCAGGCGGGCCATGCCGTGGCCTTCACCCCGGACGGGCCTCGAGGCCCGCGCCGTGAGCTCAAGCCCGGGGTGGTGGCGGCTGCCCAGCGAGGTGGGGCGGTGATCGTGCCGCTGCACGCGGAGGTTGACCGTGCCTGGCGATTACATTCGTGGGACCGCTTCATCATTCCCCAGCCCGCCGCGCGGGTACGCGTGGTGTACGGGCGGCCGTTCGAGGTCGCCCCGGGAGAGGCGGGCTTCTCGCAGGGCATGACGGAGGCACGCCGACGTCTGGACGAGATCGCGGGGGCCGCCCGGTGA